A window of the Streptococcus sp. 116-D4 genome harbors these coding sequences:
- a CDS encoding cell division protein FtsK, whose product MAFPFIQPENKREFVVDADYLVQSVEIGLGNSSISSTTNSFQFTYGDNYLDFIPRFPCPYILDNNLYQQIFQILSTSAYPMLTFLKQPSAYIVKRDGDGVSINTSRAFRFPFFRGIPERLTYQKLSDISVQNESFELMKNYRIDFNRIVHCLIAGSSGSGKSYALTYLISVINQFAHVTVVDPKCDSISRYCLKQNIPVLYQEKDFSSDEFVSKVNSLLKVELDTIYQRQSELLENPSKKFQHRCLVIDELLALTSLTSKNVKDTFFALLSNIALLGRATSVHLILVSQRMDTNALPIAVREQCNFLIQLGLINRKTTTFLFPDLDSETGIVIPNGKGTGIVQVIDGITPPNVMPLLVPTFKGENL is encoded by the coding sequence ATGGCATTTCCGTTTATTCAACCAGAAAATAAACGGGAGTTTGTAGTGGACGCCGACTATCTTGTCCAGTCAGTGGAGATAGGGTTGGGGAACAGCTCTATCTCTTCAACTACAAATTCCTTCCAATTCACATATGGTGACAATTATCTAGACTTTATCCCAAGGTTTCCTTGTCCGTACATTTTGGATAACAATCTATACCAACAGATTTTTCAAATTTTGTCTACAAGTGCCTACCCTATGTTGACATTTCTTAAACAGCCATCGGCTTATATTGTCAAACGTGATGGTGATGGTGTAAGCATTAACACTAGTCGTGCTTTTCGGTTTCCATTCTTTAGGGGAATACCTGAAAGGTTGACGTATCAAAAGCTATCTGATATCAGCGTTCAAAACGAAAGTTTTGAACTCATGAAAAACTATCGTATCGATTTCAATCGAATTGTTCATTGTTTAATTGCTGGTTCTTCTGGTTCTGGGAAGAGCTACGCTTTGACCTATCTAATCTCTGTTATTAATCAATTTGCTCATGTAACAGTTGTGGATCCAAAATGCGATTCTATCTCTCGCTACTGCTTAAAACAGAACATACCTGTTCTTTATCAAGAGAAAGACTTCTCATCTGATGAATTTGTTTCCAAGGTAAACAGCTTGCTAAAAGTGGAACTAGATACTATCTATCAAAGACAATCGGAGCTTCTTGAAAATCCTTCTAAAAAATTTCAACATCGTTGTCTGGTGATTGATGAATTGCTTGCTTTAACATCTTTGACTTCTAAAAATGTTAAAGATACCTTTTTTGCACTATTATCCAATATTGCACTACTTGGACGAGCAACATCTGTCCACCTAATCCTAGTGAGCCAGCGGATGGATACAAACGCTTTACCAATTGCCGTTAGAGAGCAGTGCAATTTCTTAATACAACTGGGGTTAATCAACAGAAAAACGACAACGTTTTTATTCCCAGACTTAGATTCAGAGACAGGAATTGTCATTCCTAACGGAAAAGGAACTGGTATTGTTCAAGTCATTGATGGTATAACACCACCTAATGTCATGCCGTTGCTCGTACCAACTTTTAAAGGAGAAAATTTATGA
- a CDS encoding Rep family protein yields the protein MVKARNIMFVQQIEYFQSSNLQDIIEYMTNILKPLRFAGILHDKDIGQDGNLVAPHIHLVLQFESARSLNNLAKLTKQPIQCFEQWRGSVNNAYSYLVHHTESNQDKYQYSPKEVIANFDYLLLLDTIERNVTKRYEINDTMIIDNLLDLLYTGNITKSEIEQRLTGSQYAKARQKIETVYLKRLETQAELWRQEMIAKNEIVTIIWLFGKAGTGKTRLARQYAEQYDLNYFITGSIRDPFQQYNLEHVIILDELRPHQFDYSDLLKMFDPYNVKAMASSRYFDKPLLANIYIITSPYSPYNFFLELTKKKQTSHIDSWGQLMRRLSLVVEVKKEHLQFYKYEPMDQMFYIDHGNKLPNPFKNQTDREETIQDKSYQLFLELNKKKERNE from the coding sequence ATGGTAAAAGCCAGAAATATTATGTTTGTTCAACAGATTGAGTATTTCCAATCTTCAAATTTACAAGATATCATCGAGTATATGACGAACATTCTAAAACCGCTTCGTTTTGCGGGAATATTGCATGATAAGGATATTGGGCAAGATGGAAACCTTGTCGCACCACATATACACCTTGTTTTACAATTTGAAAGTGCTAGAAGTTTAAACAATCTTGCTAAGTTGACTAAACAACCAATACAGTGTTTTGAGCAGTGGAGGGGTTCAGTTAACAATGCTTATTCATATCTCGTTCATCACACGGAGTCTAATCAAGATAAATACCAATATTCTCCCAAAGAAGTTATTGCGAATTTTGACTATTTACTCCTATTAGACACTATCGAAAGAAATGTAACCAAACGATATGAAATAAATGACACTATGATTATAGATAATCTACTGGATCTACTTTATACTGGTAATATTACAAAATCAGAAATTGAACAACGACTTACTGGTTCACAATATGCCAAAGCAAGGCAAAAAATAGAAACCGTCTATTTAAAACGACTAGAAACACAAGCCGAACTATGGCGACAAGAAATGATTGCCAAGAATGAAATTGTTACGATTATTTGGCTTTTTGGAAAAGCGGGAACAGGGAAGACTCGTCTAGCACGTCAATACGCAGAACAGTATGACCTTAACTATTTTATTACGGGCTCAATCCGTGACCCTTTTCAACAATACAATTTAGAACACGTGATTATCTTAGACGAATTACGCCCCCATCAATTTGACTACTCAGACTTACTCAAAATGTTTGACCCTTACAATGTTAAAGCGATGGCAAGTAGTCGTTATTTTGACAAACCTCTTTTAGCTAACATATACATCATTACAAGCCCATACTCCCCATATAATTTTTTCTTAGAATTAACAAAGAAGAAACAAACAAGCCACATTGATTCTTGGGGCCAGCTAATGAGAAGATTATCCTTAGTAGTCGAAGTCAAAAAAGAGCATCTGCAATTTTACAAGTACGAACCAATGGACCAGATGTTTTATATAGACCATGGCAATAAATTACCAAACCCCTTTAAAAATCAGACTGATAGAGAAGAAACTATTCAAGACAAATCGTACCAGTTATTTTTAGAATTGAATAAGAAAAAGGAAAGGAATGAATAA
- a CDS encoding DUF3173 family protein has protein sequence MQEIQTVTYIDIANQGYPEGTARRVIREGKKLLVERGFQLYKNKRIGRIPKTIAEEILGFKIISKNDIIDTVLFATDIERGK, from the coding sequence ATGCAAGAAATTCAAACAGTTACCTACATAGATATCGCAAATCAAGGATATCCAGAAGGCACAGCTAGACGTGTTATACGAGAGGGTAAAAAATTACTTGTCGAAAGAGGTTTTCAACTTTATAAAAACAAAAGGATTGGAAGAATACCAAAGACTATTGCCGAAGAAATTCTTGGATTCAAAATCATCTCAAAAAATGATATAATAGATACTGTACTCTTCGCTACTGACATAGAAAGAGGAAAATAA
- a CDS encoding site-specific integrase has product MSVIKGYKGKWKVDITDGIDPLTGEIKRHRKSGFTTRKEAVQYEADYRLNKLHQVHIKDKISVSHLYSLVQQEDELRGNKRGTIDTQISYYNQYVSKFFEHADMSAITIHEVKKFRDWLVKQPSVKGGTLSSTTVNQLMIFLHKMFDVAVANRLRQDNPCNGLRKLPDKHKEMSYFTPEEFKLFDSLFTEDEYMFQLFYRVLMFTGVRVGEALALTWKQINLSEGYIDIKYSAYFRNNKVHIGTVKTTQSNRRIYIHKAFVQELTEWKEKQAHLLVEFTDNTEDLQIFQDSPLQLTAPMVSNQKIKLKKRMPASLKMIRNHDFRHSHAAFLVSKGLRNGEGKDYIFFTLMKRLGHSSINTTINIYSHLFPTQQKEVANAFDNF; this is encoded by the coding sequence ATGTCAGTTATCAAAGGATACAAGGGAAAATGGAAAGTAGATATTACCGATGGCATAGACCCATTGACTGGTGAAATCAAACGGCATAGAAAGTCAGGATTTACCACTCGTAAAGAAGCTGTTCAATATGAAGCAGATTATCGATTAAACAAACTTCACCAAGTTCATATTAAAGATAAAATATCTGTTTCTCACCTTTACTCTTTAGTTCAACAAGAAGATGAACTCCGTGGGAATAAACGTGGTACCATTGATACACAGATATCCTATTATAACCAATATGTCTCTAAGTTTTTTGAGCATGCAGATATGTCTGCCATTACTATCCATGAAGTAAAAAAATTTAGAGATTGGTTGGTCAAACAACCAAGTGTCAAAGGAGGAACACTATCAAGCACGACCGTTAATCAGCTAATGATTTTTCTACATAAAATGTTTGATGTTGCTGTCGCTAATCGTCTTAGACAAGATAATCCATGCAATGGACTAAGAAAACTGCCTGATAAACACAAGGAGATGTCTTATTTCACTCCTGAAGAATTCAAGCTATTTGATTCTCTGTTCACAGAAGATGAATATATGTTTCAGCTATTTTATCGAGTGCTGATGTTTACAGGCGTTCGTGTTGGCGAAGCATTGGCCTTAACTTGGAAACAGATTAATTTATCAGAGGGTTATATCGATATTAAGTATTCTGCTTACTTTCGTAATAACAAGGTCCATATCGGAACGGTAAAAACTACTCAATCCAATCGTCGAATTTATATTCATAAAGCATTCGTTCAAGAACTAACGGAATGGAAAGAAAAACAAGCTCACCTATTAGTAGAGTTTACGGACAATACAGAAGACTTACAAATCTTTCAAGACAGTCCTTTACAACTAACTGCTCCAATGGTTTCTAATCAAAAGATTAAATTGAAAAAAAGAATGCCTGCATCATTAAAAATGATTCGTAATCACGATTTCCGACACTCACATGCAGCATTTCTAGTTTCAAAAGGACTCAGAAATGGTGAAGGAAAAGATTATATATTTTTTACACTTATGAAACGGCTTGGACACAGTAGTATTAATACAACAATCAACATCTACTCTCACCTATTCCCAACTCAACAAAAAGAAGTCGCCAATGCTTTTGACAACTTTTAG
- a CDS encoding YbaB/EbfC family nucleoid-associated protein has protein sequence MMNMQNMMRQAQKLQKQMEQSQAELAAMQFVGKSAQDLVQATLTGDKKVVSIDFNPAVVDPEDLETLSDMTVQAINSALEQIDETTKKKLGAFAGKLPF, from the coding sequence ATGATGAACATGCAAAACATGATGCGCCAAGCACAAAAACTTCAAAAACAAATGGAACAAAGCCAAGCTGAGCTTGCTGCTATGCAATTTGTTGGCAAATCTGCTCAAGACCTTGTTCAAGCGACCTTGACTGGGGATAAGAAAGTTGTCAGCATTGACTTCAATCCAGCTGTCGTTGATCCTGAAGACCTTGAAACTCTCTCAGATATGACTGTTCAAGCCATCAACTCTGCTCTTGAACAAATCGATGAAACTACCAAGAAAAAATTGGGTGCTTTCGCTGGAAAATTGCCATTCTAA
- a CDS encoding glycerophosphoryl diester phosphodiesterase membrane domain-containing protein: MKPEKPKNLGFKQIYFNLDKILFLFFLTFMMIEFVWLPSNSWIAGLLLRQTGYLFLSYNNIFAIIKGSPFVSLALFVLVIVNLLVAYYQIGLLFIGARHLLCHEKRTLLEYSRKVFHQSFLFMKQVTLAKLTFIFFYVMMLFPLIRKILKIYYLNKIVIPDFIVDYLEDKYWLVGIVVTILALLLFYISVRLMFALPQLFFETKTVKEAVRYSIEKTRKYSWFYIWNLLWIVVKTYLFFILLLIPILASQALMDGLTHKESLVLGIINFVLIKNFHYMALTYFLIKFVSFLTGEALEITPRRKKDHWMRWGVMGCAAIFFALEGYVYLEAPVANKPLIISHRGVSNKNGVQNTVQSLEKTAQLSPDFVETDIQETKDGQFVMMHDANIKNLTGVNANPQDLTLEELTKLDISENGYHSKVSSFDDYLNKANELHQKLLIEIKTSRKDSPDMMKRFMEKYGPVLKQDGHQMQSLDYHVIDQVLAYDSQIPVYFILPYNSIFPRTKATGYTMEYSTLDENFVNKLWNTDQKLYVWTINSSESFDKSVHLGADGMITDDLEMIQDQLTIAQEDPEYTELLFKQAMEFFNF, from the coding sequence ATGAAACCTGAAAAACCTAAAAATCTAGGTTTTAAGCAGATATACTTTAATCTAGATAAAATACTCTTTCTATTTTTCTTGACTTTCATGATGATTGAGTTTGTATGGTTACCATCAAATTCTTGGATTGCTGGACTTCTGCTCCGTCAGACAGGCTATCTCTTTCTTTCCTACAATAATATTTTTGCCATTATAAAGGGTTCTCCCTTTGTTAGTCTTGCTTTATTTGTTCTGGTAATTGTTAATTTACTGGTCGCCTATTACCAGATAGGACTTCTCTTTATCGGTGCTCGGCATTTATTATGCCATGAAAAAAGGACCTTGCTGGAGTACAGTCGCAAGGTCTTTCACCAAAGTTTCTTATTTATGAAGCAAGTGACGCTTGCCAAGTTAACCTTTATCTTCTTTTATGTCATGATGCTCTTTCCATTGATTCGAAAGATTTTAAAGATTTATTATCTCAATAAAATTGTCATTCCGGACTTTATCGTTGATTATTTGGAAGACAAGTATTGGCTTGTAGGTATAGTGGTTACTATTCTGGCTTTGCTTTTGTTTTACATTTCAGTGCGTCTCATGTTTGCCCTACCTCAGCTTTTTTTTGAGACGAAAACAGTCAAAGAAGCAGTCAGATACAGTATAGAGAAGACAAGAAAGTACTCCTGGTTTTATATTTGGAACTTGCTTTGGATTGTCGTCAAAACCTACCTATTTTTCATTCTTTTATTGATTCCAATATTAGCAAGTCAGGCGCTGATGGATGGTTTGACCCATAAGGAATCTCTTGTGCTGGGAATTATCAACTTTGTCTTGATTAAGAATTTCCACTATATGGCCTTGACTTACTTTCTCATTAAATTTGTTTCTTTCTTAACAGGAGAAGCACTAGAAATCACACCAAGGAGAAAAAAAGACCACTGGATGAGATGGGGAGTGATGGGCTGTGCTGCTATCTTTTTCGCTCTTGAGGGTTATGTTTATTTAGAAGCTCCAGTTGCCAATAAACCTTTAATTATCTCCCACAGGGGAGTGTCTAATAAAAATGGTGTCCAAAATACCGTCCAATCATTAGAAAAAACTGCTCAGTTATCTCCAGATTTCGTTGAGACAGATATTCAGGAAACAAAAGATGGCCAGTTTGTCATGATGCATGATGCCAATATCAAGAATCTGACAGGAGTTAATGCCAATCCTCAGGATCTCACTTTAGAAGAATTAACCAAACTCGATATTTCTGAAAATGGTTATCATAGCAAGGTGTCTAGCTTTGATGATTATCTCAACAAAGCCAATGAATTGCATCAAAAACTCCTCATTGAAATTAAAACCAGTCGAAAAGATAGTCCAGATATGATGAAACGTTTTATGGAAAAATATGGACCGGTTCTTAAGCAGGATGGTCATCAAATGCAATCTTTAGATTACCATGTGATTGATCAGGTTTTAGCCTACGATTCGCAAATTCCCGTTTATTTCATCCTACCTTATAATAGTATTTTCCCAAGAACCAAGGCTACAGGTTACACTATGGAGTATTCAACATTAGATGAAAATTTTGTCAACAAGCTTTGGAATACCGATCAGAAATTGTATGTTTGGACTATTAATAGTTCAGAGTCCTTTGATAAATCTGTTCATTTGGGGGCAGATGGCATGATAACAGATGACTTGGAAATGATTCAAGACCAGCTTACCATTGCGCAAGAAGATCCAGAGTATACTGAGTTGCTTTTCAAACAAGCCATGGAATTCTTTAATTTTTAG
- a CDS encoding 3'-5' exonuclease — protein MERLEDYIAFDLEFNQHEGQTHLIQVSAVRFRDGQEVDTYDSYVHTSVPLKSFINGLTGITAETLKDAPPVEKVIKDFQEFVGSLPMVGYNAAKSDLPILVEHGLDYSQQYKVDLYDEAFERRSSDLHGIANLKLQTVASFLGFKGQSHNSLEDARMTARVYESFLESDQARELLGTESSLSNNPFGGLDLSQLFD, from the coding sequence ATGGAACGATTAGAAGATTACATTGCTTTTGATTTAGAATTTAATCAGCACGAAGGACAAACACACTTGATTCAAGTATCGGCAGTGCGTTTTAGAGATGGTCAGGAAGTCGATACCTATGACTCTTATGTTCATACTAGTGTACCCTTAAAAAGTTTTATCAATGGATTGACAGGTATTACGGCTGAGACCTTAAAAGATGCTCCTCCAGTGGAGAAAGTTATAAAAGATTTCCAAGAGTTTGTGGGTTCTTTACCCATGGTTGGATACAATGCTGCTAAAAGTGATTTACCTATTCTAGTAGAGCATGGCTTAGACTACAGCCAGCAGTACAAGGTGGATTTGTATGATGAAGCTTTTGAACGTCGGAGTTCGGATTTACACGGTATTGCCAATCTCAAATTGCAAACCGTTGCCTCGTTTCTTGGATTTAAAGGTCAGTCTCATAATAGCTTAGAGGATGCTCGTATGACGGCGCGTGTTTATGAGTCCTTTTTAGAATCGGACCAAGCTAGAGAATTGTTAGGGACAGAAAGTAGTCTATCAAACAATCCTTTTGGAGGCTTGGATTTGTCTCAATTATTTGACTAG
- the rocS gene encoding chromosome segregation protein RocS yields the protein MSIEMTVSEIAEVLGLSRQAINNRVKELPEEDTDKNDKGVTVVTRSGLIKLEEIYKKTIFEDEPVSEDVKQRELMEILVDEKNAEILRLYEQLKAKDRQLSEKDEQMRIKDRQIAEKDKQLDQQQQLTLQAMKDQENLKLELDQAKEEVQSTKKGFFARLFGG from the coding sequence ATGAGTATTGAAATGACCGTCAGTGAGATTGCAGAGGTCTTAGGATTATCTCGCCAAGCAATCAATAACCGTGTCAAAGAATTACCAGAAGAAGACACAGATAAAAATGACAAAGGGGTAACAGTTGTTACCAGAAGTGGCTTGATTAAGCTAGAAGAAATCTATAAAAAAACGATTTTTGAAGATGAGCCTGTCAGTGAAGATGTCAAGCAACGTGAACTGATGGAGATTCTGGTTGATGAGAAGAATGCAGAAATTCTCCGTCTCTATGAACAATTAAAAGCTAAGGATCGTCAGTTATCAGAAAAAGACGAGCAGATGCGTATCAAAGACCGTCAGATTGCTGAAAAAGACAAACAACTTGATCAGCAGCAACAATTGACTCTTCAAGCCATGAAGGATCAAGAAAATCTTAAGCTAGAGCTGGACCAAGCAAAAGAAGAAGTCCAATCCACTAAGAAAGGCTTTTTTGCTCGTTTATTTGGAGGATAA
- a CDS encoding 5'-methylthioadenosine/adenosylhomocysteine nucleosidase: MKIGIIAAMPEELAYLVQHLENAQEQVVLGNTYHTGTIASHEVVLVESGIGKVMSAMSVAILADHFQVDALINTGSAGAVVEGIAVGDVVIADKLAYHDVDVTAFGYAYGQMAQQPLYFESDKTFVAKIQESLSQLDQNWHLGLIATGDSFVAGNDKIEAIKFHFPEVLAVEMEGAAIAQAAQALKLPVLVIRAMSDNANHEANISFDEFIIEAGRRSAQVLLAFLKALN, translated from the coding sequence ATGAAAATAGGGATTATTGCAGCTATGCCAGAAGAACTGGCTTATCTGGTCCAGCATCTAGAAAATGCCCAAGAGCAAGTTGTTTTAGGGAATACCTATCATACTGGAACCATTGCCTCGCATGAAGTCGTTCTTGTAGAAAGTGGAATTGGTAAGGTCATGTCTGCTATGAGTGTGGCGATTTTGGCTGATCATTTCCAGGTGGATGCTTTGATTAACACGGGATCAGCTGGGGCAGTAGTAGAAGGTATTGCTGTTGGGGATGTTGTGATTGCTGACAAATTAGCTTATCATGATGTGGATGTCACAGCTTTTGGCTATGCTTATGGACAAATGGCGCAACAACCACTTTATTTCGAATCAGATAAAACCTTTGTTGCTAAAATCCAAGAGAGTTTATCTCAATTGGATCAAAACTGGCATCTTGGTTTAATTGCTACAGGAGATAGTTTTGTTGCCGGAAATGACAAGATAGAAGCGATTAAGTTCCATTTCCCGGAAGTTTTGGCTGTTGAGATGGAGGGGGCAGCTATTGCTCAGGCAGCGCAGGCCCTTAAGCTTCCAGTCTTAGTCATCCGAGCTATGAGTGACAATGCCAACCATGAAGCAAACATCTCTTTTGATGAGTTTATTATCGAAGCTGGACGTCGCTCTGCCCAAGTCTTATTAGCTTTTTTGAAGGCCTTAAATTAA
- the macP gene encoding cell wall synthase accessory phosphoprotein MacP, whose amino-acid sequence MGKPLLTDEMIERANRGEKISGPPLLDDEETKILPTSSSRFGYANPKDHGFSQETLKIQVEPSIHKSRRIENTKRNVFNSKLNKILFVVIFLLILLILAMKLL is encoded by the coding sequence ATGGGTAAACCTTTATTAACGGATGAAATGATTGAAAGAGCTAATAGAGGCGAAAAAATTTCAGGTCCCCCTTTGCTAGATGATGAGGAGACTAAGATTTTACCAACCTCTTCTTCTCGTTTTGGTTATGCCAATCCTAAGGATCATGGATTTAGCCAGGAAACCTTGAAGATTCAGGTCGAACCGTCTATTCATAAAAGCCGTCGCATTGAAAATACAAAGAGAAATGTCTTCAATTCTAAATTGAATAAAATTTTATTCGTAGTCATCTTTCTCTTGATTTTGCTTATCTTAGCAATGAAACTGTTGTAA
- a CDS encoding NUDIX hydrolase, which produces MEFEEKTLSRKEIYQGSIFKLVQDQVELPEGKGTAQRDLIFHNGAVCVLAVTDEQKLILVKQYRKAIEAVSYEIPAGKLEVGENTDPVAAALRELEEETAYTGTLELLYDFYSAIGFCNEKLKLYLASDLTKVENPRPQDEDETLEVLEVSLEEAKDLIQSGHICDAKTIMAVQYWELQKR; this is translated from the coding sequence ATGGAATTTGAAGAAAAAACGCTTAGCCGAAAAGAAATCTATCAAGGGTCCATTTTTAAACTGGTCCAAGATCAGGTTGAATTACCGGAAGGTAAGGGAACTGCCCAACGGGATTTGATTTTCCACAATGGAGCTGTCTGTGTTTTAGCAGTAACGGATGAACAAAAACTCATCTTGGTCAAGCAGTACCGCAAAGCTATCGAGGCAGTCTCTTACGAAATTCCAGCTGGAAAATTGGAAGTAGGAGAAAATACAGATCCTGTCGCAGCAGCCCTTCGTGAATTAGAGGAAGAAACAGCCTATACAGGGACATTAGAACTCTTGTATGATTTTTACTCAGCCATTGGCTTTTGTAATGAAAAGTTAAAACTATACCTAGCCAGCGATTTGACGAAAGTGGAAAATCCGCGTCCGCAGGATGAAGATGAAACCTTGGAAGTCCTTGAAGTGAGCTTAGAAGAAGCCAAAGATTTAATCCAATCAGGTCATATCTGTGATGCCAAGACAATTATGGCTGTTCAGTATTGGGAATTGCAGAAAAGATAG
- the glmU gene encoding bifunctional UDP-N-acetylglucosamine diphosphorylase/glucosamine-1-phosphate N-acetyltransferase GlmU, whose amino-acid sequence MSNYAIILAAGKGTRMKSDLPKVLHKVAGISMLEHVFRSVGAIQPEKTVTVVGHKAELVEEVLAGQTEFVTQSEQLGTGHAVMMTKPILEGLSGHTLVIAGDTPLITGESLKNLIDFHINHKNVATILTAETDNPFGYGRIVRNDNAEVLRIVEQKDATDFEKQIKEINTGTYVFDNERLFEALKNINTNNAQGEYYITDVIGIFREAGEKVGAYTLKDFDESLGVNDRVALATAESVMRRRINQQHMVNGVSFVNPEATYIDIDVEIAPEVQIEANVTLKGQTTIGAETVLTNGTYVVDSTIGARAVITNSMIEESSVADGVTVGPYAHIRPGSSLGAQVHIGNFVEVKGSSIGENTKAGHLTYIGNCEVGSEVNFGAGTITVNYDGKNKYKTVIGNNVFVGSNSTIIAPVELGDNSLVGAGSTITKDVPADAIAIGRGRQVNKDEYATRLPHHPKNQ is encoded by the coding sequence ATGTCAAATTATGCCATTATTTTAGCAGCGGGTAAAGGGACTCGCATGAAGTCTGATTTGCCAAAAGTGTTGCACAAGGTTGCGGGTATTTCTATGCTGGAACATGTATTCCGTAGTGTGGGAGCTATCCAACCTGAAAAGACAGTAACAGTTGTCGGACACAAGGCGGAATTGGTTGAAGAGGTCTTGGCTGGACAGACAGAATTTGTGACTCAATCTGAACAGTTAGGGACTGGCCATGCAGTTATGATGACAAAACCTATCCTAGAAGGTTTGTCAGGTCACACCTTGGTCATTGCAGGAGATACTCCTTTAATCACAGGTGAAAGCTTGAAAAACTTGATTGATTTCCATATCAATCACAAAAATGTGGCCACTATCTTGACTGCTGAAACAGATAATCCTTTTGGCTATGGACGAATTGTTCGTAATGACAATGCTGAGGTTCTTCGTATTGTTGAGCAGAAGGATGCTACAGATTTTGAAAAGCAAATCAAGGAAATCAACACTGGAACATATGTTTTTGATAACGAGCGTTTGTTTGAGGCTTTGAAAAATATCAATACCAATAACGCTCAAGGTGAATACTATATCACAGATGTCATTGGGATTTTCCGTGAGGCTGGTGAAAAAGTTGGCGCTTATACTTTGAAAGATTTTGATGAAAGTCTTGGGGTAAACGACCGTGTGGCTCTTGCGACTGCTGAGTCAGTTATGCGTCGCCGTATCAATCAACAACACATGGTCAACGGTGTTAGCTTTGTCAACCCAGAAGCAACTTATATCGATATTGATGTTGAGATTGCTCCGGAAGTTCAAATCGAAGCCAATGTTACCTTGAAAGGGCAAACGACAATTGGAGCTGAGACTGTTTTGACAAATGGTACTTATGTAGTGGACAGCACTATTGGAGCAAGAGCTGTCATTACTAATTCTATGATTGAAGAAAGTAGTGTTGCAGACGGTGTGACAGTCGGACCTTATGCCCACATCCGTCCAGGTTCAAGTCTGGGTGCCCAAGTTCATATTGGTAACTTTGTAGAGGTGAAAGGGTCTTCTATCGGCGAGAATACCAAGGCTGGTCATTTGACTTATATTGGAAACTGTGAAGTGGGTAGCGAGGTTAATTTCGGTGCAGGAACCATTACAGTCAACTATGACGGTAAAAACAAATACAAGACAGTCATCGGCAACAATGTCTTTGTTGGTTCAAATTCAACCATTATTGCGCCAGTAGAACTTGGTGACAATTCCCTCGTTGGTGCGGGTTCAACGATTACCAAAGATGTTCCAGCGGATGCGATTGCGATTGGTCGTGGACGTCAGGTTAACAAAGATGAATATGCAACTCGCCTTCCTCATCATCCTAAAAATCAGTAG